The following proteins are encoded in a genomic region of Aquifex aeolicus VF5:
- the cas2 gene encoding CRISPR-associated endonuclease Cas2: protein MKVILVYDVATDDKEGVKRLNKVRKIAKRYIHHVQKSVFEGEITLSRLERLKAELSDIIHKTKDSVIIYVFDDKTQYKREILTDTPDPTDNVI from the coding sequence ATGAAGGTAATACTCGTTTACGACGTAGCCACCGATGACAAGGAAGGAGTTAAGAGGCTAAACAAAGTAAGAAAAATAGCAAAAAGATACATACACCACGTTCAAAAATCCGTTTTTGAGGGAGAAATTACCCTCTCAAGACTTGAAAGATTAAAAGCAGAACTCAGCGACATAATCCACAAAACGAAGGATTCGGTAATAATTTACGTATTCGACGACAAAACCCAGTACAAAAGAGAAATCCTTACAGATACTCCCGACCCGACCGATAATGTGATATAA
- a CDS encoding CRISPR-associated helicase/endonuclease Cas3, whose amino-acid sequence MRENLRELLKKAWAKSDGTTIREHTDTLLKNLSILKNLFGEKIEEACPEDFRELLWKALELSCEYHDYGKLHCFFQKKVGNKNWKVLKGIPEVRHNLLSPAFVECEDENLKLLVQKVVLHHHEVPDQFEKAKEVLIKEFGFSEGKAKELDKLIGEEERFLERIALKKFKKRNSESLKKFYTLVKGLLLRIDHASSNKHLSEMEKGKLENPEKNVKDYLRKKGAQLNELQNYVLENREECLVVVAPTGYGKTEAGFIFLKDKGFFTLPFRVSANGIYERARAVFGENVGLLHSSSLIELMKKEEDELDTNTFEGIWKNYQHSKSFAYPLTVCTPDQIMPFVFKFSGYEKYLALLSYSRIVIDELQVYAPYTMAFIVKALEVIKDFGSKFMVMTATFPEFLRRFFEKMEIPFKEFPELKPRHNVKLLEDTLGSESSINLIRSLSEEGKVLVIVNTVRKAQELSLLLNAPVLHSRFLQKHRAKKEEEIKEFFSSGEKGVWVTTQLAEVSLDLDADFLVTELSTIDSLIQRMGRCNRKGIKDIENPNVYVFTQEPSGKGSVYPKELLELTRKALTEGIWEYDVKERAIKEVFGENIKKTKYYDQFKSALEYVEGFWRGSISLKESRHDAVQKFRDILSLNVIPYQFREEVLKVYKKWRESSDILERVLAFNELQSYTFSYPYSEKLLREGKIKKASELQELNVFWIKGDYDENLGFRISKEEDPEVIEDDNIL is encoded by the coding sequence GTGAGGGAGAACCTGAGGGAACTTCTGAAGAAAGCTTGGGCCAAGAGTGACGGAACCACTATAAGGGAGCATACGGATACACTCCTGAAAAACCTGAGCATACTGAAAAACTTATTCGGAGAAAAGATTGAAGAAGCGTGTCCTGAAGATTTCAGGGAATTACTCTGGAAGGCTCTTGAACTTTCCTGCGAGTATCACGATTACGGAAAACTCCACTGCTTTTTTCAGAAAAAAGTGGGAAACAAAAACTGGAAAGTTTTAAAAGGAATACCCGAAGTCAGGCACAACCTCCTTTCTCCCGCCTTTGTAGAGTGTGAAGATGAAAACTTAAAACTCCTCGTCCAGAAAGTCGTTCTCCACCACCACGAAGTACCCGACCAATTTGAAAAAGCAAAGGAGGTTTTAATAAAAGAATTCGGTTTCAGCGAAGGAAAAGCGAAAGAGCTTGACAAATTAATCGGAGAAGAAGAAAGATTTTTGGAAAGAATAGCCCTAAAGAAATTTAAAAAAAGAAATTCTGAGAGTTTAAAGAAGTTTTACACACTCGTTAAGGGACTGCTTCTCAGGATAGACCACGCGAGCAGTAATAAACACCTGAGCGAAATGGAAAAGGGAAAGTTGGAAAATCCCGAGAAAAACGTAAAAGACTACCTGAGGAAAAAGGGAGCACAGCTGAACGAACTTCAGAATTACGTGCTTGAAAACAGGGAAGAGTGCCTCGTTGTAGTCGCTCCGACGGGCTACGGAAAAACGGAAGCGGGCTTTATTTTCCTAAAAGACAAGGGATTTTTTACTCTGCCCTTCAGGGTTTCTGCAAACGGTATTTACGAGAGGGCAAGGGCTGTTTTCGGAGAAAACGTGGGACTCCTTCACTCCTCTTCCTTAATAGAGTTAATGAAGAAAGAAGAAGATGAACTGGATACAAACACCTTTGAGGGAATATGGAAAAATTACCAGCACTCAAAGAGTTTTGCATACCCTTTGACAGTTTGCACTCCCGACCAGATAATGCCCTTCGTTTTTAAGTTTTCTGGCTACGAGAAGTATTTAGCCTTACTTTCTTACTCAAGAATAGTTATAGATGAACTTCAGGTTTACGCACCCTACACAATGGCATTCATAGTAAAAGCCCTTGAAGTCATAAAAGACTTTGGAAGCAAGTTCATGGTAATGACAGCAACATTTCCAGAATTCTTAAGGCGTTTCTTTGAAAAAATGGAAATACCTTTCAAAGAATTTCCCGAATTAAAACCCAGGCACAACGTAAAACTCCTAGAAGATACGCTCGGAAGTGAAAGCTCTATAAACCTCATAAGGTCACTATCTGAAGAAGGAAAAGTTCTCGTAATAGTAAACACCGTAAGGAAGGCTCAGGAACTTTCTCTGCTTTTGAACGCTCCCGTACTCCACAGCAGGTTTTTACAAAAGCACAGAGCAAAGAAGGAGGAAGAAATAAAGGAATTTTTCAGTAGCGGGGAAAAGGGAGTGTGGGTCACGACTCAGCTCGCGGAAGTATCCCTTGACCTTGACGCGGACTTTCTGGTGACAGAACTCTCAACGATAGACAGCCTGATTCAGAGAATGGGAAGGTGCAACAGGAAAGGGATTAAGGACATAGAAAACCCGAACGTTTACGTATTCACACAAGAGCCTTCAGGTAAGGGAAGCGTTTACCCAAAGGAACTACTTGAATTAACGAGAAAAGCTTTAACGGAAGGGATATGGGAATACGACGTTAAGGAAAGAGCCATTAAGGAAGTCTTCGGAGAAAACATAAAGAAAACCAAGTATTACGACCAGTTTAAGAGTGCCCTTGAATACGTTGAAGGTTTCTGGAGGGGAAGTATTTCTCTTAAAGAAAGCAGACACGATGCTGTTCAGAAGTTCAGGGACATACTTTCACTAAACGTAATCCCTTACCAGTTCAGGGAGGAAGTTTTAAAGGTTTACAAAAAGTGGAGAGAGAGCTCGGATATTTTAGAAAGAGTTTTAGCTTTTAACGAGCTACAGAGTTATACATTTTCTTATCCCTACTCGGAGAAACTCCTGAGAGAAGGGAAAATAAAAAAGGCGTCCGAACTTCAGGAGCTCAACGTATTCTGGATAAAGGGAGATTACGACGAGAACCTCGGCTTTAGAATTTCAAAGGAAGAAGACCCCGAGGTTATTGAAGATGACAATATCCTATGA
- the cas7i gene encoding type I-B CRISPR-associated protein Cas7/Cst2/DevR codes for MAKALTLTIITSKASSLNYGETIGNVSVLKKVSLGDGSQITYVSDKALKYEIRRKGKEEKGWKLLDKLIKEYIQNEGRIVIKERESEEKKKKKKKIRVYDVDSLGIDLVKNFEEFDLFGGLFTKIIVNGKEVKKLKKDKISEEDIYYPEEYDSVKRTSPVKVTYAFSISKFQGDLDFMNNIDAYNRYIKHVGEAEEQRIVQTEQHTSHYYYTLTVDLDRVGVWEKEEGVEEVLSNEEKAKRVKDLLDIILTLSRQIKGRWENLSPVFVIGGVFSVKNPFFEDGILAKEVDNQLLLNVQRLKDCAELVPEGEEILCGIRSGVFANEEEIRQELNAKSVKEVFEELKKRVEEVYGVSKS; via the coding sequence ATGGCTAAAGCTTTAACTTTGACCATCATAACGAGCAAAGCTTCCAGTTTGAACTACGGGGAAACTATAGGGAATGTATCGGTTCTGAAAAAGGTATCTCTGGGAGACGGTTCACAGATAACATACGTTTCCGACAAGGCTCTGAAGTACGAAATAAGGAGGAAAGGGAAGGAAGAAAAAGGCTGGAAATTGCTTGACAAGTTAATAAAGGAATATATACAAAACGAAGGAAGGATTGTTATAAAAGAAAGAGAAAGCGAAGAAAAGAAGAAGAAGAAGAAGAAAATTCGTGTATACGATGTAGATTCTCTAGGAATAGACTTAGTGAAAAACTTTGAAGAATTTGATTTATTCGGAGGTTTATTCACTAAGATAATTGTCAATGGCAAAGAAGTTAAAAAGCTTAAGAAGGATAAAATATCTGAAGAGGATATTTACTATCCTGAGGAATATGATTCAGTAAAAAGAACCTCTCCTGTAAAAGTAACCTACGCCTTTTCCATTTCAAAGTTTCAGGGAGACCTTGACTTTATGAATAACATAGATGCCTACAACAGGTATATAAAGCACGTTGGAGAAGCGGAAGAGCAAAGGATTGTGCAAACCGAACAGCACACCTCTCACTACTACTACACCCTAACGGTTGACCTTGACAGAGTGGGCGTATGGGAAAAGGAAGAGGGGGTTGAGGAAGTCCTTTCAAATGAAGAAAAAGCCAAAAGAGTGAAGGATCTCCTTGACATAATACTTACTTTGAGTAGACAGATAAAGGGAAGGTGGGAGAATCTGTCTCCCGTTTTCGTGATAGGGGGAGTGTTTTCCGTTAAAAATCCCTTCTTTGAAGACGGAATTCTTGCAAAAGAAGTTGATAATCAGTTACTCCTAAATGTTCAAAGACTAAAGGACTGTGCGGAACTCGTTCCAGAAGGAGAAGAAATCCTCTGCGGTATAAGAAGCGGAGTTTTTGCAAATGAAGAGGAAATAAGACAGGAGCTCAACGCAAAAAGCGTGAAAGAGGTATTTGAAGAGTTGAAGAAGAGGGTGGAGGAAGTTTATGGAGTGTCTAAAAGCTGA
- the cas1b gene encoding type I-B CRISPR-associated endonuclease Cas1b: MGRVYYINSHGTLSRHENTLRFENAEVKKDIPVEDVEEIFVFAELSLNTKLLNFLASKGIPLHFFNYYGYYTGTFYPRESSVSGHLLIKQVEHYLDAQKRLYLAKSFVIGSILNLEYVYKISADTYLNKVKETNSIPELMSVEAEFRKLCYKKLEEVTGWELEKRTKRPPQNPLNALISFGNSLTYAKVLGEIYKTQLNPTVSYLHEPSTKRFSLSLDVAEVFKPIFVDNLIIRLIQENKIDKTHFSTELNMTFLNEIGRKVFLKAFNELLETTIFYPKLNRKVSHRTLIKLELYKLIKHLLEEEVYLPLNYGGLK, from the coding sequence ATGGGTAGGGTTTATTACATAAATTCTCACGGAACGCTCTCAAGACACGAGAACACTTTGAGGTTTGAAAACGCAGAAGTAAAGAAGGACATCCCTGTGGAAGACGTTGAGGAGATTTTCGTATTTGCGGAGTTAAGTCTAAACACAAAACTATTGAACTTTCTTGCGTCAAAGGGCATTCCGCTACACTTTTTTAACTACTATGGATACTACACGGGAACTTTTTACCCGCGGGAAAGCTCCGTATCAGGACACCTCTTAATCAAACAGGTTGAGCACTACTTGGACGCCCAGAAAAGGCTTTACCTTGCAAAGAGTTTCGTAATAGGAAGTATACTGAACTTAGAATATGTTTACAAAATTTCAGCGGACACTTACCTGAACAAAGTAAAAGAAACCAATTCTATTCCCGAGCTGATGAGCGTAGAAGCAGAATTCAGGAAATTGTGCTACAAAAAACTGGAAGAAGTAACGGGTTGGGAACTGGAAAAGAGGACAAAGAGACCACCACAAAACCCTCTAAACGCTCTTATTTCTTTCGGAAATTCCCTGACTTATGCAAAAGTTCTGGGAGAAATTTACAAAACTCAGTTAAACCCTACTGTGAGTTATCTCCACGAACCCTCAACTAAACGCTTTTCTCTCTCTTTAGACGTGGCGGAGGTGTTTAAACCTATTTTTGTGGACAATTTAATTATCCGTTTAATACAAGAGAATAAAATAGATAAAACACACTTTTCCACCGAACTTAACATGACCTTTTTAAACGAAATAGGCAGAAAAGTTTTCCTGAAAGCCTTTAACGAACTCCTTGAAACCACAATTTTTTATCCAAAACTAAATAGAAAGGTTTCTCACAGAACTCTCATTAAACTTGAACTTTATAAATTAATAAAACATTTACTTGAAGAGGAAGTGTATTTACCTCTAAATTACGGGGGATTAAAATGA
- the cas4 gene encoding CRISPR-associated protein Cas4 encodes MTISYEEITNLKFTGTQVAYYVICKRKLWLFSKGLSYESESEFVELGKLLDERAFKREKEEVEWGENPVKIDFLTGEEGLVVHEVKHSPKLEEAHVLQVKYYLWFLEKSGVKVSHGIIHYPKQRKVLRVELTQEDRKVIVEALENIQKVLLEEKPPEVIKKPYCKKCAYYEFCYG; translated from the coding sequence ATGACAATATCCTATGAAGAAATAACAAACCTGAAGTTTACGGGAACACAGGTTGCGTATTACGTTATATGCAAGAGAAAATTGTGGCTTTTTAGCAAAGGCTTGTCATACGAATCGGAATCTGAATTCGTTGAACTCGGAAAGCTCCTTGATGAAAGGGCATTTAAGAGGGAAAAGGAGGAAGTGGAGTGGGGAGAGAATCCAGTAAAGATAGATTTTCTAACCGGAGAAGAAGGACTCGTAGTCCACGAAGTAAAACACAGCCCTAAACTAGAAGAGGCCCATGTCCTTCAAGTCAAGTATTACCTCTGGTTTTTAGAAAAATCAGGCGTAAAAGTCAGCCACGGTATAATCCACTATCCCAAGCAGAGAAAAGTTCTGAGGGTAGAACTCACTCAGGAAGATAGAAAGGTAATCGTAGAAGCCCTTGAAAACATTCAGAAAGTTCTCTTGGAAGAAAAACCACCCGAAGTTATTAAAAAGCCCTATTGCAAGAAGTGCGCCTATTACGAGTTTTGCTATGGGTAG
- the crn3 gene encoding CRISPR-associated ring nuclease Crn3/Csx3 has translation MNEILKTEDEVVRWSVKKINDDTTLIEFELKRDLVPEDLKKINPPDAVKNKFANTFIVLSGRGPIWLYGFLIHFYHPTKGIGVFDPRLGGAVVVSSHSPNKKVGDVIKWEG, from the coding sequence ATGAATGAAATCCTTAAAACAGAAGATGAAGTTGTCAGGTGGAGCGTAAAAAAAATAAACGATGATACTACTTTAATTGAATTTGAACTGAAAAGAGATTTAGTCCCTGAAGATTTAAAAAAGATAAATCCACCGGATGCAGTAAAAAATAAGTTCGCAAATACCTTTATCGTGCTTTCAGGAAGGGGCCCGATATGGCTTTATGGGTTTTTAATACACTTTTACCACCCGACAAAGGGAATAGGAGTATTTGACCCAAGGCTTGGAGGGGCGGTGGTAGTAAGTTCACATAGTCCGAACAAGAAAGTAGGAGACGTTATAAAGTGGGAGGGATAG
- the cas8a1 gene encoding type I-B CRISPR-associated protein Cas8b1/Cst1, whose translation MGVKFYIDNWLTASSGVGLIEVLQDAEVEYKDLVKDSRKLELPEELFEKLPELYADFLTKGIDLTMKEQILKSKKLSIETLKNRLENPYTFINGYDIIKSFYRNSIFANNNPYKDIIKQENSKLLNSILNDIHRKEDMDYESIIDVLENKGYFENIRNVIKYYLIETLKLIISNQEDKNAPLCFFCRERHTYVYKGKYRVFGAEHFTPLSASEDTLPNLFWNGRNKMYLCPYCEFYLFFAAFGFTKVGNNRFLFVYIPDDLDSLISINSQLKSKEKVEKNILGELFRVVKFLRNVETQKARWILENIYFVEIEKVSEATANIYSFSISPRLAKVLKNYIDKYPPNFESVFPKFVEYVYSGRSLYEFLFKILSGFFFPKRYQNPKGYDADLIKKGMSFKEFLPKKLLYFIKFQEELIMGESFEKQINFAYREGLNLKKMYEKELGKEKAKDRIKTLSYRILEAVRRKDLDAFEQNLIRAYMQVEREIPYIFVQALKDENFNRIVYAFLIGLNGRDWSEGEPEGTSEESLGQE comes from the coding sequence ATGGGTGTGAAGTTTTACATAGACAACTGGCTTACCGCTTCCTCAGGCGTTGGACTGATTGAAGTTTTGCAAGATGCAGAAGTTGAGTACAAGGACCTTGTAAAAGACAGCAGGAAACTGGAACTTCCTGAAGAATTATTCGAAAAACTTCCCGAGCTTTATGCTGATTTTTTAACAAAAGGTATAGATTTAACTATGAAAGAGCAGATTCTTAAAAGCAAAAAATTAAGTATTGAAACTTTAAAAAACAGATTAGAGAATCCATATACTTTTATTAATGGATATGATATTATTAAATCTTTCTATCGTAATAGTATATTTGCAAACAACAATCCTTATAAAGATATAATAAAACAAGAAAATAGCAAGTTGTTAAATTCCATTTTAAATGATATTCACCGTAAAGAGGATATGGATTACGAGTCTATAATAGATGTTTTGGAAAATAAGGGGTATTTTGAAAATATAAGAAATGTAATAAAATATTATCTAATAGAAACTTTAAAACTTATAATTAGCAATCAAGAAGACAAAAACGCTCCTCTTTGCTTCTTTTGTCGTGAAAGACACACCTACGTCTATAAAGGAAAGTACAGAGTATTTGGAGCGGAACACTTCACTCCGCTTTCCGCAAGCGAGGACACTCTCCCAAACCTCTTCTGGAACGGAAGAAACAAAATGTACCTGTGCCCTTACTGTGAGTTTTACCTGTTTTTCGCAGCTTTTGGATTCACAAAGGTCGGGAACAACAGGTTCTTATTCGTTTATATACCCGACGATTTAGACAGTCTTATATCAATAAATTCTCAACTAAAAAGTAAAGAAAAGGTTGAGAAGAACATTCTCGGAGAATTGTTCAGAGTGGTTAAGTTCTTAAGAAACGTAGAGACACAAAAAGCTCGTTGGATTCTTGAAAACATTTACTTCGTTGAGATCGAAAAGGTTAGCGAAGCCACAGCAAACATTTACTCATTCAGCATAAGTCCGAGACTTGCGAAAGTTTTAAAGAATTATATAGACAAATATCCTCCGAACTTTGAAAGTGTCTTTCCTAAATTCGTTGAATACGTTTACAGCGGGAGAAGCCTTTACGAATTCTTGTTTAAAATTCTGTCAGGTTTCTTTTTCCCGAAGCGTTATCAAAATCCAAAGGGATACGATGCGGATTTAATTAAAAAAGGTATGAGTTTTAAGGAATTTTTACCTAAAAAGCTGCTTTACTTTATAAAATTTCAGGAGGAGCTCATCATGGGAGAAAGTTTTGAGAAACAAATTAATTTTGCCTACAGGGAAGGGCTGAATTTAAAGAAAATGTATGAGAAGGAACTCGGAAAGGAAAAAGCAAAAGATAGGATAAAAACCCTCTCTTACAGGATTCTTGAAGCGGTAAGGAGAAAGGACCTTGACGCCTTTGAGCAAAACTTAATAAGGGCTTACATGCAGGTGGAAAGGGAAATACCCTACATCTTTGTTCAGGCTTTGAAAGACGAGAACTTCAACCGGATTGTTTACGCTTTTCTGATAGGACTAAACGGGAGGGATTGGAGTGAGGGAGAACCTGAGGGAACTTCTGAAGAAAGCTTGGGCCAAGAGTGA
- a CDS encoding putative bifunctional diguanylate cyclase/phosphodiesterase, giving the protein MEFLRAMEVSYSDTPLDVNIFRGEKVKALFGSIPEPEKSDEVVEAFKTKKKIFIEKDKVYKAVFPILARKECLKCHTNAKGGEVLGVIETRIDLSPIYDKLNKVLFLSLIFLLPLNGLLSFWASKHIIEVVKSFAKNLENNINRIRNLEDLKKISREMDVPYEELKHLYQSLYKLSEKVRQIAIDKDILELESRLLEKFIITSQLVNDWKEYIKALVNDINEVVNVDVVFSIFIENSFLDTEVFWLKEPTEDQKKVFEQSLEKEIISRLPISVVGNRTLVINHNVVRKNERFNNVSPDRFKIRTKTLLLDKPQLGGIVGIGIESELAEDPYKRAVLDSVLATLVNVIGSAKAISSYVNEIEFYAMRDPLTFLYNQRTFWELLNYELERANRFERSLSLLLLDLDNFKVINDTYGHAVGDRVLREVARIISEKKRKADVAARYGGDEFAVIVIGANSNQALNLARRLKDAIESLSIPVSESETVSPRVSIGIASYPEHALTSRDLFIIADSMLRKAKEEGRSKIRVPTIEDLQMSRVELTKKSMLVLDALNKRLIKPFFQPIVELKSGELFANEVLMRIGKENIPASEFIEAAENLGVIVRMDLILYEETLKKLVEEQYDKYVFMNLSSRALTSEDFLKNILRIVENSGFDPAKIVFELTERESVKNIDLVKRFLEELKEVGIKFAIDDFGSGYSSFHYLKKIPVDFVKIEGEFVKGALTDWRDKTFIESIVTLAKGMHIRTVAEFIENEEIKEIMKEIGVDYGQGYYFGKPSPKPWV; this is encoded by the coding sequence ATGGAGTTTTTAAGGGCTATGGAGGTTTCCTATTCGGACACTCCTTTGGATGTAAACATCTTTCGCGGGGAAAAAGTTAAAGCTTTATTTGGCTCAATACCTGAACCGGAGAAGAGCGATGAAGTAGTAGAAGCGTTTAAAACTAAAAAGAAAATTTTTATTGAGAAAGATAAAGTTTACAAAGCCGTATTTCCTATACTTGCGCGAAAAGAATGTTTAAAGTGCCACACAAACGCTAAGGGGGGAGAAGTTCTGGGAGTAATAGAAACGAGAATAGATCTATCTCCCATATACGATAAACTCAATAAAGTCCTCTTCCTTTCTTTAATTTTCTTACTGCCTCTGAACGGTTTACTTTCCTTCTGGGCTTCAAAGCATATTATAGAAGTGGTAAAAAGCTTTGCGAAAAATCTGGAAAACAATATAAACAGAATCAGAAATTTAGAGGACCTTAAGAAGATATCCAGGGAAATGGATGTGCCTTATGAGGAACTGAAGCATCTGTATCAATCCTTGTATAAACTTTCCGAGAAAGTTAGACAGATTGCGATAGATAAGGATATTTTGGAACTTGAATCTAGATTACTGGAGAAATTTATCATAACATCACAGCTCGTTAACGATTGGAAAGAGTATATAAAAGCCCTTGTAAACGATATAAACGAGGTGGTTAACGTAGACGTTGTATTTTCCATTTTCATAGAAAACAGTTTCTTAGACACGGAAGTTTTTTGGTTAAAAGAACCGACGGAAGATCAAAAAAAAGTGTTTGAACAGAGCCTTGAAAAAGAAATAATAAGCAGGCTACCTATATCCGTTGTAGGAAACAGAACACTTGTAATAAACCACAACGTTGTTAGGAAAAACGAACGTTTCAACAATGTAAGCCCTGATAGATTTAAGATAAGAACAAAAACACTACTGCTGGATAAACCACAACTCGGTGGAATAGTGGGCATTGGGATTGAATCAGAATTAGCAGAAGATCCATATAAAAGGGCAGTTCTCGACAGTGTACTCGCCACTCTGGTAAACGTGATAGGTTCTGCAAAGGCTATAAGTTCTTACGTGAACGAAATAGAGTTCTACGCAATGAGAGATCCGCTCACGTTTCTTTACAATCAGAGGACTTTCTGGGAGTTACTGAACTATGAACTCGAAAGGGCAAACAGGTTTGAACGGAGTCTGTCCTTACTTCTGCTTGACCTTGATAATTTTAAGGTTATAAATGACACCTACGGACACGCCGTAGGGGATAGAGTTCTTAGAGAGGTAGCCCGTATAATCTCAGAGAAGAAGAGAAAAGCGGACGTTGCTGCAAGGTACGGGGGAGATGAGTTTGCCGTAATAGTTATCGGCGCAAATTCCAATCAAGCTTTAAATCTGGCAAGAAGGTTAAAAGACGCTATAGAAAGTTTGTCCATTCCAGTAAGTGAAAGTGAGACGGTTTCTCCTCGTGTGTCCATAGGTATAGCTTCCTATCCTGAACACGCTTTAACCTCAAGGGATCTTTTCATAATAGCGGACAGTATGTTAAGAAAGGCTAAGGAGGAAGGTAGGAGTAAGATAAGGGTACCTACGATAGAAGATTTACAAATGTCGAGAGTGGAACTTACTAAAAAGAGCATGCTTGTACTGGACGCTCTGAATAAAAGACTTATAAAACCTTTCTTCCAACCTATCGTGGAACTAAAATCCGGTGAACTATTTGCAAACGAAGTATTAATGAGAATTGGTAAGGAGAATATACCCGCAAGTGAGTTCATAGAAGCGGCGGAAAACTTGGGTGTAATAGTTAGGATGGACCTAATACTTTACGAAGAGACCCTGAAAAAGCTAGTTGAGGAACAGTACGATAAGTACGTTTTTATGAACTTATCTTCCAGGGCACTGACTTCCGAAGATTTTCTCAAGAATATATTAAGAATTGTTGAAAATTCCGGTTTTGATCCTGCAAAGATTGTTTTTGAATTGACGGAAAGAGAGAGTGTTAAGAATATAGACTTGGTAAAGCGTTTCTTGGAGGAACTGAAAGAAGTTGGTATTAAATTCGCTATAGACGATTTCGGTTCCGGATACTCCTCGTTCCACTACCTTAAGAAAATTCCCGTAGACTTTGTAAAAATTGAGGGAGAATTCGTCAAAGGCGCCTTAACTGACTGGAGGGATAAAACTTTTATAGAGTCGATAGTTACGTTGGCGAAGGGTATGCACATAAGGACAGTAGCTGAGTTTATCGAAAACGAAGAAATAAAAGAAATTATGAAAGAGATAGGTGTAGATTATGGGCAAGGATACTACTTCGGTAAGCCTTCTCCCAAACCGTGGGTATAA
- the cas5b gene encoding type I-B CRISPR-associated protein Cas5b codes for MECLKAEFFSPIALFKTPFSIKGIETYPLPPYSTVIGLLYTASGKKWKGERFNISVQGDYEAIFRDYVRFRKYNKKDKKLETLPLEVPLFYNFRLTVHILGDENLLKEFEKALKFPYVFPYLSGGEYPVKITKVKMVACRKEYFDTFNIPKNAYIPENIFTEEFRVSLEGHGVYYRVPSFLISQKPRQHEWVGVYYVQKGTKVSEMELLVDEEGEPVWV; via the coding sequence ATGGAGTGTCTAAAAGCTGAGTTCTTTTCACCGATAGCCCTTTTCAAAACACCCTTTTCCATAAAGGGAATAGAAACCTATCCGCTCCCGCCCTACTCCACGGTAATAGGGCTCTTGTACACAGCTTCTGGGAAAAAGTGGAAAGGAGAGAGGTTTAATATTTCCGTTCAGGGAGATTACGAGGCTATATTCAGGGATTACGTAAGGTTTAGGAAGTACAACAAAAAAGATAAAAAACTTGAAACCTTGCCCTTAGAAGTTCCGCTTTTTTACAACTTCCGCTTAACGGTTCATATCTTAGGAGATGAAAACCTTTTAAAGGAGTTTGAGAAAGCTTTAAAGTTTCCTTACGTATTTCCTTATCTCTCGGGAGGAGAGTACCCGGTAAAAATAACGAAAGTAAAAATGGTGGCGTGCAGAAAAGAGTACTTTGACACATTCAATATTCCAAAGAACGCTTACATCCCGGAAAACATTTTTACGGAGGAGTTCAGGGTTTCTCTGGAAGGACACGGCGTATATTACAGAGTTCCTTCTTTCCTAATTTCTCAAAAACCCAGACAGCACGAGTGGGTAGGTGTTTACTACGTCCAGAAGGGCACGAAAGTTTCAGAGATGGAACTTCTGGTAGATGAGGAGGGAGAACCTGTATGGGTGTGA